A window from Leptothermofonsia sichuanensis E412 encodes these proteins:
- a CDS encoding nSTAND1 domain-containing NTPase, with product MTDARQLQDAEALNERSLTTLVRTIQLSQGEFSLILARCNYTSLRDRLIQRLHEISPFPIQTITLPESANTLFTMIQNRLPGTGYRVSGGEEGDRMSSPESTPHSPFPPPPSPDSSPTVPDPSALLILGLESLTHLDPVLVSTNQVRDEFPKHLKYPLVLWVNDWVLQRLSRLAPDFRSWGTVIEFDLAIADLIDSLRDHTNRVFARILDSGDEYFLPNWVAAPPANSLRRTELEFALNRITNSGQPLDPALRANLDFLLGQEAHTQAQLETARHYYERSLEFWRSRMGEEGGGRREKGRERREEGGERREERGEGNREGQGSEGEEVPLPPFPADSPPTYPPIPYTLRPAPHTERAACVLVHLGLLWRSNAVLQRAIYEPACRRAHSYFQQSRELFEHINRQDLVAKFITAEAEVLQKLGQWPELGELARKALVLHKLYRDLVRQARDHGFLAEVAINYAKWAEAKHHLEAARRLLDTAEQILADHDHPHPHLEASLDIAHRYHSGWYLLLLAKAEAHLGQRATAIAHLETARDQTYPQNDPQLYIQILQFLERSYFDEKHYREAFHTKQLRRSLEQQFGFRAFVGALRLEPQQTLALPDTVDATTLLAQEIAASGRQQDVNRLIARLQRRDYKLTVIHGPSGVGKSSIVSAGLVPALRDRVIGDRIAVPIVVDRYTDWQAVLASYLPGGEVGKKDAEAEGEESSTPPSSLLTPIPSPDLLSRLQQATSASLLPVLIFDQFEEFFFVYETISKRRLFYNFLSECINLDYVKVILSLREDYLHYLLEFQRLTNLDILNNDILSKDIRYPLGDFTLEDARSVIKSLTAHAQFYLDDDLVEALVDDLAEELGTIRPIELQVVGAQLQAEGITTLAAYRQKGPKEKLVERSLEAVVRDCGPENEDIARILLFLLTNENGTRPLKTRDDLEADLVDLGMTHDLDKLDLVLEVLVGSGLVFEIPQSPANLYQLVHDYLVSFIRQQYRTGLVEELERERDKRKQSEEKGSIELQQQLTTEEKLRSVLEQRLQMEQERHVAVKQRLHLALTAIAGLSILNIVLAILAITAAIQKYWRTA from the coding sequence ATGACCGATGCAAGGCAGTTGCAGGATGCAGAAGCGCTGAACGAGCGATCGCTCACTACCCTGGTGCGCACGATTCAGTTGTCCCAGGGAGAGTTTTCGCTGATTCTGGCACGCTGCAATTACACCAGCCTGCGCGATCGCCTGATCCAGCGTTTGCACGAAATCAGCCCCTTCCCAATTCAGACAATCACCCTCCCAGAGTCAGCTAACACCCTGTTTACGATGATTCAGAACAGGCTACCGGGTACCGGGTACCGGGTATCGGGTGGGGAAGAAGGGGACCGAATGTCGAGTCCAGAGTCCACCCCCCATTCCCCATTCCCCCCTCCCCCCTCCCCCGATAGCTCCCCCACGGTCCCTGATCCTTCTGCCCTCCTCATCCTCGGCTTAGAATCCCTCACTCACCTTGATCCGGTTCTGGTATCGACCAATCAGGTGCGGGATGAGTTTCCCAAGCATTTGAAATATCCACTGGTGCTGTGGGTGAATGACTGGGTGTTGCAGCGGTTATCACGGCTGGCACCAGACTTTAGAAGTTGGGGGACGGTGATTGAATTTGACCTGGCGATCGCCGACCTGATCGATTCCCTGCGGGACCACACCAATCGGGTCTTTGCCAGAATCCTTGACTCTGGGGATGAATACTTCTTGCCCAACTGGGTAGCCGCGCCCCCCGCCAACTCTCTCCGCCGCACCGAACTGGAATTTGCCCTCAACCGCATCACCAACAGCGGTCAACCCCTTGACCCGGCCCTGCGTGCCAACCTGGACTTTCTTCTGGGACAGGAGGCACACACTCAGGCTCAACTGGAAACTGCCCGCCATTACTATGAGCGTAGCCTGGAGTTCTGGCGAAGCCGGATGGGGGAGGAGGGAGGAGGGAGAAGAGAGAAGGGAAGAGAGAGGAGAGAGGAGGGAGGAGAGAGGAGAGAGGAGAGAGGAGAGGGAAACAGGGAGGGGCAGGGAAGCGAAGGGGAAGAAGTACCCCTGCCTCCCTTCCCTGCTGACTCTCCCCCCACCTATCCCCCCATCCCCTATACCCTCCGCCCCGCTCCCCACACAGAACGGGCTGCCTGTGTTCTGGTCCACCTCGGCTTGCTCTGGCGTTCCAATGCGGTGTTGCAACGAGCGATCTATGAACCAGCCTGTCGCCGCGCCCATAGTTACTTTCAGCAGAGTCGGGAGTTATTTGAACACATTAACCGGCAAGACCTGGTTGCCAAGTTCATCACAGCAGAGGCAGAGGTATTGCAAAAGTTGGGGCAGTGGCCGGAACTGGGGGAACTAGCAAGGAAGGCACTGGTGCTGCACAAGCTTTACAGGGACCTGGTGCGCCAGGCACGGGACCACGGCTTTCTGGCCGAAGTGGCGATCAACTACGCTAAATGGGCAGAGGCAAAACATCACCTGGAAGCTGCCCGCCGTCTTCTGGACACGGCTGAGCAAATTCTGGCTGACCACGACCATCCCCATCCCCATCTGGAAGCCAGCCTGGACATTGCCCATCGCTATCATTCCGGCTGGTACTTACTGCTGCTGGCAAAGGCAGAAGCCCACCTGGGGCAACGAGCCACGGCGATCGCCCATCTGGAAACCGCCAGAGATCAGACCTATCCCCAAAATGACCCTCAACTTTACATTCAGATCCTGCAATTTCTGGAACGATCCTACTTTGATGAGAAGCACTACCGGGAGGCATTTCACACCAAGCAGCTACGGCGATCGCTGGAGCAGCAGTTTGGCTTCCGCGCCTTTGTCGGAGCCTTACGTCTGGAGCCACAGCAGACTCTGGCATTACCAGATACAGTCGATGCCACAACCCTGCTGGCACAGGAAATTGCCGCCTCCGGTCGCCAGCAGGATGTAAATCGTTTGATTGCCCGTCTGCAAAGGCGAGACTACAAACTCACGGTGATCCACGGTCCCTCCGGGGTCGGTAAAAGCTCAATTGTGAGTGCCGGACTGGTTCCCGCCTTGAGGGACAGGGTAATTGGCGATCGCATCGCCGTACCCATTGTCGTAGACCGCTATACAGACTGGCAGGCCGTGTTGGCAAGTTATTTGCCAGGGGGGGAAGTGGGGAAAAAAGACGCGGAAGCAGAAGGAGAAGAATCCAGTACCCCTCCCTCCTCCCTCCTTACCCCTATCCCCTCACCTGACCTCCTCTCCCGCCTCCAACAGGCCACCAGTGCCAGCCTTCTGCCTGTCCTCATCTTTGACCAGTTTGAGGAATTCTTCTTTGTCTACGAAACGATTTCAAAACGCCGACTTTTCTACAACTTCCTGAGCGAGTGCATCAACCTGGATTACGTCAAAGTCATCCTTTCCTTGCGGGAAGACTATCTCCACTACCTGCTGGAGTTTCAGCGCCTGACCAACCTGGACATCCTCAACAACGACATCCTCAGTAAGGATATTCGCTACCCCCTGGGGGACTTTACCCTTGAAGATGCGCGATCGGTGATCAAAAGCTTGACTGCCCACGCCCAGTTTTACCTGGACGATGACCTGGTGGAGGCACTGGTCGATGACCTGGCGGAAGAGTTGGGGACAATTCGTCCGATCGAACTTCAGGTGGTCGGTGCCCAACTCCAGGCAGAAGGCATCACGACTCTGGCTGCGTACCGGCAAAAAGGCCCCAAGGAAAAACTGGTGGAACGTTCCCTGGAGGCCGTGGTACGGGACTGTGGCCCCGAAAACGAAGACATTGCCCGCATTCTGCTATTCCTGCTCACCAACGAAAATGGCACTCGCCCCCTCAAAACTCGCGACGATCTGGAAGCGGACCTGGTGGATCTGGGCATGACCCATGACCTTGATAAACTCGACCTGGTGCTGGAAGTCCTGGTCGGCTCTGGGCTTGTGTTCGAAATCCCCCAATCCCCTGCTAACCTCTATCAGTTGGTGCATGACTACCTGGTCAGTTTCATTCGGCAGCAGTACAGGACCGGGTTGGTGGAAGAACTGGAACGCGAGCGTGACAAGCGTAAGCAGTCAGAGGAAAAGGGGAGCATTGAGTTGCAACAACAGTTGACTACAGAGGAAAAATTAAGGAGTGTGCTTGAACAGCGTTTGCAGATGGAGCAGGAGCGTCATGTGGCGGTCAAACAGCGTTTGCACCTTGCCCTCACTGCCATTGCAGGTCTATCAATACTGAACATTGTGCTGGCAATTCTGGCAATCACTGCCGCAATCCAGAAATACTGGCGCACTGCGTAA
- a CDS encoding ATP-binding protein, translating into MGNPVLNSQEGRKEMMMPLDIPRFFKACNPSKTIAYDNPAERRFYIDFAPVRGTNLIHLMEREIQLRADETTCQLFTGHIGCGKSTELFRLKAELEQEGFYVVYFESSQLLDMADVDITDILLAIAQRVSERLEADGIRIKPNYFRTLFAEIGDILQTPIDISQVDFSVGIAKITARTKDSPRLRDQLRQRIEPRTNSLLQSINDELLGQAKIRLEQQGKQGLVVIIDNLDRVDQRQLQSGRTQPEYLFIDRGEQLARLNCHVVYTIPLALVFSNEVETLRQRLGGGIAPQVLPMVPARKRSGEVYEQGLALLRQMILARAFPSIEPAQRVILIPEIFQEPETLDRLCLVSGGHVRNLLALMYNCLRQDNPPFSRAVLETVIREQRDSLERAIDENEWELIFQVVERQSVRGDLEFQALLRSMFIFEYRDEQGGWYGINPVLEETQKYQTRFGLKRQNGE; encoded by the coding sequence ATGGGCAATCCGGTTCTCAACTCGCAGGAAGGGCGAAAGGAGATGATGATGCCCCTGGACATTCCCCGTTTCTTCAAAGCCTGCAATCCCAGTAAGACGATCGCCTATGACAATCCCGCCGAACGGCGGTTTTACATTGACTTTGCACCTGTGCGAGGTACGAACCTGATTCATTTGATGGAGCGGGAGATCCAGTTGCGGGCAGATGAAACGACCTGTCAGTTATTCACTGGACACATTGGCTGTGGCAAATCAACTGAACTGTTTCGGCTGAAGGCAGAACTGGAGCAGGAGGGGTTTTATGTCGTCTACTTTGAGTCCAGCCAGCTTCTGGATATGGCAGATGTGGACATTACAGACATCCTGCTGGCGATCGCCCAGCGAGTGAGTGAACGCCTGGAAGCAGACGGCATTCGAATCAAGCCCAACTACTTCAGGACGTTGTTTGCCGAAATTGGAGACATTCTCCAAACCCCGATTGACATTTCCCAGGTTGATTTTTCAGTCGGAATTGCCAAAATTACTGCCCGTACCAAAGACAGCCCCCGTCTGCGGGACCAACTGCGCCAGCGGATAGAGCCGCGTACCAATAGCCTGTTGCAATCGATCAACGATGAGCTATTGGGGCAGGCGAAAATCCGGCTCGAGCAACAGGGCAAACAGGGATTGGTGGTAATCATTGACAACCTCGATCGCGTTGACCAGCGGCAACTTCAATCCGGGCGTACCCAGCCCGAATACCTGTTCATTGATCGGGGCGAACAACTGGCACGGTTAAATTGCCATGTGGTGTATACCATTCCTCTGGCGCTGGTCTTTTCCAATGAAGTTGAAACCCTGCGCCAGCGGTTAGGTGGCGGCATTGCCCCCCAGGTGCTGCCGATGGTTCCTGCCCGTAAACGGAGTGGAGAGGTTTACGAACAGGGACTGGCGCTTCTGCGCCAGATGATCCTGGCACGGGCATTTCCCAGCATTGAACCAGCGCAGCGGGTGATCCTGATTCCCGAAATCTTCCAGGAACCGGAAACCCTGGATCGGCTCTGTCTGGTCAGTGGCGGTCATGTCAGGAACTTACTGGCATTGATGTATAACTGCCTGCGTCAGGACAATCCGCCCTTTTCCAGAGCGGTTCTGGAGACTGTAATTCGGGAACAGCGGGATTCGTTAGAGCGGGCGATCGATGAGAATGAGTGGGAACTGATTTTTCAGGTTGTCGAACGGCAGAGCGTGCGGGGAGATCTTGAGTTTCAAGCCCTACTCCGCAGCATGTTTATTTTCGAGTATCGGGATGAGCAGGGGGGATGGTATGGAATTAATCCAGTGTTGGAAGAAACCCAAAAGTACCAGACGCGATTCGGGTTGAAGCGGCAGAATGGGGAATGA